One genomic window of Daphnia pulex isolate KAP4 chromosome 12, ASM2113471v1 includes the following:
- the LOC124209983 gene encoding uncharacterized protein LOC124209983 — MASPQSKEDSCYCSGFMEVPLEKARLLSVLDVTSDAMESSTWKLKPFVQHKENCTVKIPLERLPGDRTICTDPRVQQVQPSDVTVEESSRHSSTERRVMFRGSREKFLTMNNERLPLDPRVRQQTPREVRVEGSRSFDRTVQFSDPVEEPVSMKNVRLPLDLRVHQRPSREVRVEGSRSFDRTVQFSDPVEEPVSMKNVRLPSDPRERQQPSREVRVEGSLSFERTVQFSDPGEEPVSMKNIRLPLDLRVHQRPSREVRVEGSRIVGGTVQFSGPGKEPVSMKNVRPPSDPRVRTQPSREVRVEGSRIVEGTVQFSGPGKEPVSMKNVRPPSDPRVRTQPSREVSVEGSRIVEGTVQFSGPGKEPVSPVSMKNVRPSDPREPKRLQSADTE, encoded by the exons ATGGCCAGTCCTCAGTCTAAAGAGGATTCTTGTTATTGTTCGGGATTTATGGAGGTGCCACTTGAGAAAGCCAGGTTGCTTTCTGTTTTGGATGTTACATCAGATGCAATGGAAAGTTCCACTTGGAAATTGAAGCCGTTTGTGCAGCACAAAGAAAATTGCACTGTAAAGATTCCACTTGAAAGGCTCCCTGGTGATCGAACAATATGCACTGATCCCAGAGTGCAGCAAGTGCAACCTTCTGAT GTAACCGTTGAAGAAAGTAGCAGGCATTCAAGTACTGAAAGGAGAGTTATGTTCAGAGGCTCACGAGAGAAATTCTTAACCATGAACAACGAAAGGCTGCCATTGGATCCGAGAGTGCGCCAGCAAACACCGAGAGAA GTACGCGTTGAAGGAAGTCGAAGTTTTGACAGGACTGTTCAGTTCAGTGACCCAGTAGAGGAACCCGTATCGATGAAAAACGTAAGGCTGCCTCTCGATCTAAGGGTGCACCAGCGACCATCAAGAGAA GTACGCGTTGAAGGAAGTCGAAGTTTTGACAGGACTGTTCAGTTCAGTGACCCAGTAGAGGAACCCGTATCGATGAAAAACGTAAGGCTGCCTTCCGATCCAAGAGAGCGCCAACAACCATCAAGAGAA GTACGTGTTGAAGGAAGTCTAAGTTTTGAAAGGACTGTTCAGTTCAGTGATCCAGGAGAGGAACCCGTATCGATGAAAAACATAAGGCTGCCTCTCGATCTAAGGGTGCACCAGCGACCATCAAGAgaa GTACGCGTTGAAGGTAGTCGAATTGTTGGAGGGACTGTTCAGTTCAGTGGTCCAGGAAAGGAACCCGTATCGATGAAAAATGTAAGGCCGCCTTCCGATCCAAGAGTGCGCACACAACCATCAAGAgaa GTACGCGTTGAAGGAAGTCGAATTGTCGAAGGGACTGTTCAGTTCAGTGGTCCAGGAAAGGAACCCGTATCGATGAAAAATGTAAGGCCGCCTTCCGATCCAAGAGTGCGCACACAACCATCAAGAgaa GTTAGCGTTGAAGGAAGTAGAATTGTTGAAGGGACTGTTCAGTTCAGTGGTCCAGGAAAGGAACCCGTAAGTCCCGTATCAATGAAAAACGTAAGGCCTTCCGATCCAAGAGAGCCAAA ACGCCTGCAGAGTGCAGACACTGAGTAA
- the LOC124209984 gene encoding cytolytic toxin-beta-like produces the protein MFNKLDTNKMIALGRNFSIGTLYNHIEDVIVPNMRLWDPSDVSCLATVKTERKETVKVHSIVAEQMSEEEDDIDDDESGTTLLSDLGMDNHSAMSLMAGLLHPSLAGAWQYLIDRSDSTMGLFDLGSEVAIHCCSSSRKVSVDPTSLEIICRPERLIKSQATHVVVAVTYGLKAFCIFSPQLGPHPKSSRDEDDYAHYFANGLLNGRNQLELDEEDEDGRLIPLNLQCLLYSDLIGVKSGQSWTLKDVGEQYQACRKVMDHLASTAIPLRVWLYPLGKLMQTEANNIHKIQSSICNLKQ, from the exons ATGTTTAACAAACTCGATACTAATAAAATGATTGCTCTTGGCCGTAATTTTTCCATCGGCACTCTCTACAATCACATTGAAGACGTCATTGTACCCA ATATGCGTCTGTGGGATCCAAGTGATGTTTCTTGTCTGGCCACTGTCAAAACAGAACGGAAAGAAACTGTCAAAGTTCATTCAATTGTGGCTGAGCAAAtgagtgaagaagaagacgatattgatgatgatgaatctgGGACCACCTTGTTGTCTGATTTGGGAATGGACAATCACTCGGCCATGAGTTTGATGGCTGGACTGTTACACCCTTCATTGGCAGGAGCTTGGCAGTACCTGATTGATCGATCTGATTCCACAATGGGATTGTTTGATCTCGGCTCTGAAGTGGCAATCCATTGTTGTTCCTCCAGCAGGAAAGTCTCAGTCGACCCCACTAGCCTGGAAATTATCTGCCGGCCAGAGAGACTCATCAAGAGCCAGGCCACTCACGTCGTTGTAGCGGTCACTTACGGCCTGAAGGCCTTCTGCATTTTCTCTCCTCAACTCGGCCCACATCCGAAAAGTTCCAGGGACGAAGACGACTACGCCCACTACTTTGCCAACGGACTTTTGAATGGCCGAAATCAACTAGAACtggacgaagaagatgaagacggcCGCCTTATTCCGTTAAACTTGCAGTGTCTCCTGTACAGCGACTTGATTGGCGTCAAAAGTGGACAAAGCTGGACTTTGAAGGACGTCGGCGAGCAGTACCAAGCCTGCAGGAAAGTCATGGATCACCTGGCCAGCACGGCCATCCCGTTGAGAGTGTGGTTGTACCCTCTTGGTAAGCTGATGCAGACGGAAGCCAATAACATACATAAAATacaaagttcaatttg CAAccttaaacaataa
- the LOC124208738 gene encoding synaptic vesicle glycoprotein 2A-like: protein MTNTEETLAEVTVEEEVQALNTQPSGRPARHIDDNKAYKELSEFHERAISECGIGRFHWMLLAACGMGLAADTAELLVLGFVLPSAEVDFCISQTEKRVLGVVTYTGLATGALLWGCMADRVGRRRTLLTAMTLAAIFDLMAALMPTFGTFLTARLLGGIGLGGSLPILIAYFSEFIPRPQRVKFLCALLACWAFGGIYVALMAWAILPKTGVMVVLDGQEHFSAWHIFLIVCAIPTPLAVIGLLALPESPRILLQIGHESEALVIYQRIFQKNHPKLTVDEYKVSETDLPSSQKHKLRRENSQDDKDQATSHPTTVRQKSILSVLSYTLVNFGSLISKIFAANHRRATLPIIVTWVFASFGYYGLSLWFPEYVKYLKGQDFKLKASTLMNVSYSDIQFNQSIENMIYVNGRFTNVRFQNLILNHVVFDSCHFEQVSFIKIKSSRSLFRNSTILQSTFVDTDFFPYRFEGCHMEDTTFDSMDAFCPLDFDYNIHLGEVFLEQLIGELSLIPGLVLAALLMDRFGRARLISISLLLCSLLTLTLAAVQSPEAVIGVEAAFNVFFAVGLASLTVASTETCPTYIRATGWGLINTLSRGAGLAGLFVYDSMLECTVLASCFVTSGVMLTSAVVSLLIIETRHTLL, encoded by the exons atgaCGAACACGGAGGAAACGTTGGCAGAAGTGACtgtcgaagaagaagttcAGGCTTTGAACACGCAGCCTTCCGGCCGTCCGGCTCGGCACATTGACGACAATAAAGCCTATAAGGAACTTTCCGAATTTCACGAAAGAGCCATCAGCGAG TGTGGAATCGGCCGTTTCCACTGGATGCTGCTGGCAGCCTGCGGAATGGGACTAGCAGCTGACACGGCTGAGCTCTTAGTTCTGGGCTTCGTTCTGCCAAGCGCCGAAGTGGATTTCTGCATCAGTCAAACCGAAAAACGGGTTCTCG GAGTGGTGACGTACACGGGACTGGCGACGGGAGCGCTGCTGTGGGGATGCATGGCGGATCGGGTGGGTCGTCGGCGAACGCTGTTAACTGCAATGACGCTGGCCGCAATTTTCGATTTGATGGCCGCCCTTATGCCCACTTTTGGCACCTTCCTCACCGCCCGCCTACTCGGCGGAATTGG ACTGGGCGGTTCGCTGCCCATACTCATCGCTTACTTCAGCGAATTCATCCCGCGGCCGCAACGAGTCAAGTTCTTGTGCGCCCTCCTCGCTTGCTGGGCCTTTGGAGGCATCTACGTCGCTCTGATGGCCTGGGCCATCCTCCCCAAAACAG gtgTCATGGTGGTGCTGGACGGCCAGGAACATTTCAGCGCTTGGCATATTTTCTTGATCGTCTGTGCCATTCCCACGCCGTTGGCAGTCATTGGGCTACTGGCCCTGCCCGAATCGCCACGCATTCTCTTGCAAATTGGGCATGAAAGCGAGGCCCTCGTCATCTATCAA agaATATTCCAAAAGAATCATCCTAAACTAACCGTGGACGAGTACAAAGTCTCCGAGACAGATCTGCCATCATCTCAGAAGCACAAACTCAGGAGAGAAAACAGCCAGGATGATAAGGACCAGGCCACGTCTCATCCAACGACCGTCAGACAGAAATCCATTCTCTCCGTTCTCTCCTACACGCTAGTCAAT TTTGGATCGCTCATTTCGAAAATATTTGCTGCCAATCATCGTCGAGCTACACTTCCAATCATCGTAACTTGGGTTTTCGCTTCTTTCGG gtaCTACGGACTTTCATTATGGTTCCCGGAATACGTCAAATATCTGAAAGGTCAAGACTTCAAACTGAAAGCCTCGACGCTGATGAATGTCAGTTACTCTGACATCCAATTCAATCAGTCGATCGAGAACATGATCTACGTCAACGGCCGTTTCACCAACGTCCGATTCCAGAATTTGATTCTCAACCACGTCGTGTTCGACTCGTGCCATTTCGAGCAAGTCTCtttcatcaaaatcaaatccagCCGCTCGCTATTCCGCAATTCCACCATCCTGCAGTCGACCTTTGTCGACACGGATTTCTTTCCCTATCGCTTCGAGGGCTGCCACATGGAGGACACGACTTTCGACAGCATGGACGCATTCTGCCCGCTCGACTTTGACTACAACATCCACTTGGGCGAAGTCTTCCTCGAGCAATTAATTGGCGAACTTTCACTCATTCCGGGCCTCGTTTTGGCCGCTCTACTCATGGACCGCTTCGGGCGCGCTCGGCTCATCA GTATATCCCTCCTGTTGTGCAGCTTACTGACGCTGACACTAGCGGCCGTACAATCACCAGAAGCCGTCATCGGAGTCGAAGCGGCCTTTAATGTCTTTTTTGCCGTTGGCTTGGCGTCGTTGACAGTGGCATCCACCGAAACCTGTCCAACATATATTAG gGCGACCGGCTGGGGGCTGATCAACACATTAAGCCGGGGCGCCGGACTTGCTGGACTGTTCGTCTACGACTCGATGCTCGAGTGCACGGTGCTGGCTTCTTGTTTCGTGACGTCCGGCGTGATGTTGACGTCAGCCGTCGTCAGTCTTTTGATCATTGAAACTCGTCACACGctcctctaa